One genomic region from Phocoena sinus isolate mPhoSin1 chromosome 3, mPhoSin1.pri, whole genome shotgun sequence encodes:
- the LOC116751702 gene encoding uncharacterized protein LOC116751702 encodes MTAAPAPPRARPLPGRGGGDGEVLKAIRPRGGPASEWDGARSATAPGSFRPRRPPACLCLRRPGRGGGRSPECRLPSPVGASCWPCPVPPHPCAMAGWGSWGWDLLPVTNHIARDFQPTLSPASGATAVTASAEDTDPGMGMGWQRGLHRLRLAWGAGLSCL; translated from the exons ATGACGGcggcgcccgccccgccccgcgcccgccccCTGCCCGGCCGCGGGGGAGGAGACGGGGAGGTTTTAAAAGCGATTCGACCCCGCGGCGGGCCGGCCAGTGAGTGGGATGGAGCGCGGTCCGCGACCGCCCCCGGATCGTTTCggccccgccgcccgcccgcctgccTGTGTCTCCGCCGGCCGGGCCGGGGCGGCGGCCGGAGCCCCGAGTGCCGGCTCCCCTCCCCCGTGG GTGCCAGCTGCTGGCCCTGCCCggtgcccccccacccctgtgcCATGGCCGGCTGGGGTTCCTGGGGATGGGATTTGCTGCCTGTCACAAATCACATTGCCAGGGATTTCCAACCGACCCTGAGCCCTGCCTCTGGGGCCACCGCTGTCACTGCTTCCGCTGAGGACACTGACccagggatggggatggggtggCAGAGAGGCCTCCACCGCCTGCGTCTGGCCTGGGGAGCAGGGCTTAGCTGCTTGTGA
- the ZSWIM4 gene encoding zinc finger SWIM domain-containing protein 4 isoform X2, with protein MDPPAAKRSRDCPAGPEERDAGAGAVRGRGRPEALLDLSAKRVAESWAFEQVEERFSRVPEPVQKRIVFWSFPRSEREICMYSSLGYQPPEGEHDARVPFTRGLHLLQSGAVDRVLQVGFHLSGNIREPGGPGEPERLYHVSISFDRCKITSVSCGCDNRDLFYCAHVVALSLYRIRHARQVELRLPISETLSQMNRDQLQKFVQYLISAHHTEVLPTAQRLADEILLLGSEINLVHGAPDPTAGAGIEDANCWHLDEEQIQEQVREMLRMRDSNGARMLILMTEQFLQDPRLALWRQQGAGMTDKCRQLWDELGALWVCIVLSPHCKPEERTSWLQMLSKWDKLDVCPLEEGNYSFDGPSLQPTVALSSGPEEEEEEEEVEAAGSRHTVFGRALQAGSLHWSDAHLQRILASDSYGPSLTSNGGGDKPTFDPQGRPLWLGEPFPTACARVDTLRAHGYPRQALRLAGAIVNTLRLQRRHQLETYKQQKKELLQKGSTCITNMEGWVGHPLDPIGCLCRALLEACHLEEETLAIYPESGPEKRKVAYQHVPVPGSPGESYLAMALEVALLGLGQQRALPEGLYAQDKVVRNEEQLLALLEEVELDERLVQVLRKQAGQLLEGGPFSGFGEVLFRESVPMHTCARYLFTALLPYDPDLAYRLALRAMRLPILETAFPAGEPHGNPLDSIVSNRFPRWFILGHLETRQCELASAMLTAAKGDPKWLHAVLGSIQQNIHSPALLFKLAQDACKTATPASAPPDTTLLGIALELGLQVMQMTLNTMTWRRREMVRWLVSCATEVGLQALMNIMQNWYSLFTPVEAATIVAVTGTTHATLLRLQLDAPRREELWACARTLALQCAMKDPQNCALPALTLCEKNHAAFEAAYQIVLDAAAGGLGHAHLFTVARYMEHRGLPLRAYKLATLALAQLSIAFNQDSHPAVNDVLWACSLSHSLGRHELSAIVPLIIRSIHCAPMLSDILRRWTLSAPGLGPLGARRAAKPLGADRAPLCQLLDAAVAAYITTSHSRLTHISPRHYGDFIEFLGKARETFLLAPDGHLQFAQFLENLKQTYKGKKKLMLLVRERFG; from the exons ATGGACCCCCCCGCGGCCAAGCGGAGCCGGGACTGCCCCGCGGGACCGGAGGAGCGCGACGCCGGGGCCGGGGCAGTGCGCGGCCGGGGCCGACCCGAAGCGCTGCTGGACCTCAGCGCCAAGCGAGTAGCCGAGAGCTGGGCCTTCGAGCAG GTTGAGGAGCGGTTCTCCCGGGTGCCAGAGCCGGTCCAGAAGCGCATCGTGTTCTGGTCGTTTCCACGCAGCGAGCGGGAGATATGCATGTACTCATCACTGGGCTACCAGCCCCCGGAGGGCGAGCACGATGCCCGGGTGCCCTTCACCCGTGGACTGCACCTGCTACAGAGCGGGGCCGTAGATCGTGTGCTGCAAGTGG GGTTCCACCTGAGCGGAAATATCCGGGAGCCAGGGGGCCCTGGAGAGCCCGAGCGCCTTTACCATGTCTCCATCAGCTTTGACCGCTGCAAGATCACATCCGTGAGCTGCGGCTGCGACAACCGAGACCTCTTCTACTGTGCTCATGTGGTGGCCCTGTCGCTGTATCGCATTCGGCATGCCCGCCAGGTGGAGCTGCGGCTACCCATCTCCGAGACACTCTCCCAGATGAACCGGGATCAGCTGCAGAAGTTCGTGCAGTACCTCATCAGTGCCCACCACACTGAGGTGCTGCCCACTGCTCAGCGCTTGGCGGACGAGATCCTCCTCCTGGGCTCCGAGATCAACCTGGTGCACG gtgCCCCAGACCCCACGGCGGGCGCGGGCATCGAGGACGCCAACTGCTGGCACCTGGACGAGGAGCAGATCCAGGAGCAG GTGCGGGAGATGCTGCGAATGAGGGACTCCAATGGCGCACGCATGCTGATCCTCATGACTGAGCAATTCCTGCAGGATCCGCGCCTGGCCCTGTGGCGGCAACAGGGCGCCGGCATGACGGACAAGTGCCGCCAGCTGTGGGATGAGCTGG GGGCCCTGTGGGTGTGCATCGTCCTGAGCCCCCACTGCAAACCAGAGGAGCGGACGAGCTGGCTCCAGATGCTCAGCAAGTGGGACAAGCTGGACGTGTGCCCACTGGAAGAAGGCAACTACTCTTTTGATGGGCCCAGCCTGCAGCCCACCGTAGCCCTCAGCTCAG gcccagaggaggaggaggaggaggaggaggtggaggctgCAGGTTCCCGCCACACCGTGTTTGGCCGCGCCCTGCAGGCTGGGTCGCTGCACTGGAGTGACGCCCACCTGCAGAGGATCCTGGCCAGCGACTCCTATGGCCCCAGCCTCACAAGCAACGGGGGTGGTGACAAGCCAACCTTTGACCCCCAGGGCCGCCCACTCTGGCTGGGCGAGCCCTTCCCCACTGCCTGTGCACGTGTGGACACCCTGAGGGCCCACGGATACCCCCGCCAGGCCCTGCGACTGGCAGGCGCCATAGTCAACACGCTCCGGCTGCAGCGGCGACATCAGCTTGAGACCTACAAGCAGCAGAAAAAAG AGCTACTGCAGAAAGGCTCCACCTGCATCACCAACATGGAAGGATGGGTGGGCCACCCCCTGGACCCCATTGGCTGCCTCTGCAGGGCACTCTTGGAGGCCTGTCACCTAGAGGAGGAGACCCTTGCCATTTACCCAG AATCAGGCCCTGAGAAGCGGAAGGTGGCCTACCAGCACGTCCCGGTGCCTGGGAGCCCTGGGGAGTCCTACTTGGCAATGGCGCTAGAGGTGGCACTGCTGGGCCTGGGACAGCAGCGGGCCCTGCCCGAGGGGCTGTATGCCCAGGACAAGGTGGTGCGCAACGAGGAGCAGCTGCTGGCCTTGCTGGAGGAGGTGGAGCTGGACGAGCGGCTGGTGCAGGTGCTGCGCAAGCAGGCGGGACAGCTGCTGGAAG GGGGTCCTTTCAGTGGCTTTGGAGAAGTGCTGTTCCGCGAGAGCGTGCCCATGCACACCTGTGCCCGCTACCTGTTTACTGCACTGCTGCCCTACGACCCCGACCTGGCCTACCGCCTCGCCCTGCGAGCCATGAG GCTGCCCATACTGGAGACAGCGTTTCCAGCTGGAGAACCTCATGGCAACCCACTGGATTCCATCGTGAGCAACCGCTTCCCCCGCTGGTTCATCCTCGGCCATCTGGAGACTCGCCAGTGTGAACTGGCCTCCGCCATGCTGACCGCCGCCAAGG gagACCCCAAGTGGCTGCACGCAGTGCTGGGCTCCATCCAGCAGAACATCCACTCTCCAGCCTTGCTCTTCAAGCTGGCGCAGGACGCCTGCAAGACTGCCACGCCGGCCAGTGCACCACCAGACACCACACTGCTGGGCATTGCGCTGGAGCTTGGCCTGCAG GTGATGCAGATGACCCTGAACACCATGACCTGGCGTCGGAGGGAGATGGTGCGCTGGCTGGTCAGCTGTGCCACGGAAGTCG gcctgcaagccctgATGAACATCATGCAGAACTGGTACTCCTTATTCACACCGGTGGAGGCAGCCACCATCGTGGCAGTGACGGGCACCACCCATGCCACGCTGTTGCGGCTGCAGCTGGATGCGCCCCGGCGGGAGGAGCTCTGGGCATGCGCCCGCACCCTGGCCTTGCAGTGCGCCATGAAGGACCCGCAGAACTGCGCCCTGCCCGCCCTCACCCTGTGCGAGAAGAACCACGCGGCCTTCGAGGCGGCCTACCAGATCGTGCTGGATGCCGCAGCCGGAGGCCTGGGCCACGCCCACCTCTTCACCGTGGCCCGGTACATGGAGCACCGCGGCCTGCCGCTGCGGGCCTACAAGCTGGCGACGCTGGCCCTGGCGCAGCTCAGCATCGCCTTCAACCAGGACAGCCACCCGGCCGTCAATGACGTGCTCTGGGCCTGCTCGCTCAGCCACTCGCTGGGCCGGCACGAGCTCTCTGCCATCGTTCCCCTCATCATCCGCAGCATCCACTGCGCGCCCATGCTCTCCGATATCCTGCGCCGCTGGACCCTCTCAGCGCCCGGCCTGGGGCCCCTCGGGGCTCGCCGGGCTGCCAAGCCGCTGGGCGCCGACCGGGCCCCGCTGTGCCAGCTGCTGGACGCGGCGGTGGCCGCCTACATCACCACCAGCCACTCCCGCTTGACGCACATCAGCCCGCGGCACTACGGCGACTTCATCGAGTTCCTGGGCAAGGCCCGCGAGACCTTCCTGCTGGCGCCCGATGGGCACCTGCAGTTCGCCCAGTTCCTGGAGAACCTCAAACAGACCTACAAGGGCAAGAAGAAGCTCATGCTCCTGGTGCGGGAGCGTTTCGGCTGA
- the ZSWIM4 gene encoding zinc finger SWIM domain-containing protein 4 isoform X1 has translation MDPPAAKRSRDCPAGPEERDAGAGAVRGRGRPEALLDLSAKRVAESWAFEQVEERFSRVPEPVQKRIVFWSFPRSEREICMYSSLGYQPPEGEHDARVPFTRGLHLLQSGAVDRVLQVGFHLSGNIREPGGPGEPERLYHVSISFDRCKITSVSCGCDNRDLFYCAHVVALSLYRIRHARQVELRLPISETLSQMNRDQLQKFVQYLISAHHTEVLPTAQRLADEILLLGSEINLVHGAPDPTAGAGIEDANCWHLDEEQIQEQVKQLLSNGGYYGASQQLRSMFCKVREMLRMRDSNGARMLILMTEQFLQDPRLALWRQQGAGMTDKCRQLWDELGALWVCIVLSPHCKPEERTSWLQMLSKWDKLDVCPLEEGNYSFDGPSLQPTVALSSGPEEEEEEEEVEAAGSRHTVFGRALQAGSLHWSDAHLQRILASDSYGPSLTSNGGGDKPTFDPQGRPLWLGEPFPTACARVDTLRAHGYPRQALRLAGAIVNTLRLQRRHQLETYKQQKKELLQKGSTCITNMEGWVGHPLDPIGCLCRALLEACHLEEETLAIYPESGPEKRKVAYQHVPVPGSPGESYLAMALEVALLGLGQQRALPEGLYAQDKVVRNEEQLLALLEEVELDERLVQVLRKQAGQLLEGGPFSGFGEVLFRESVPMHTCARYLFTALLPYDPDLAYRLALRAMRLPILETAFPAGEPHGNPLDSIVSNRFPRWFILGHLETRQCELASAMLTAAKGDPKWLHAVLGSIQQNIHSPALLFKLAQDACKTATPASAPPDTTLLGIALELGLQVMQMTLNTMTWRRREMVRWLVSCATEVGLQALMNIMQNWYSLFTPVEAATIVAVTGTTHATLLRLQLDAPRREELWACARTLALQCAMKDPQNCALPALTLCEKNHAAFEAAYQIVLDAAAGGLGHAHLFTVARYMEHRGLPLRAYKLATLALAQLSIAFNQDSHPAVNDVLWACSLSHSLGRHELSAIVPLIIRSIHCAPMLSDILRRWTLSAPGLGPLGARRAAKPLGADRAPLCQLLDAAVAAYITTSHSRLTHISPRHYGDFIEFLGKARETFLLAPDGHLQFAQFLENLKQTYKGKKKLMLLVRERFG, from the exons ATGGACCCCCCCGCGGCCAAGCGGAGCCGGGACTGCCCCGCGGGACCGGAGGAGCGCGACGCCGGGGCCGGGGCAGTGCGCGGCCGGGGCCGACCCGAAGCGCTGCTGGACCTCAGCGCCAAGCGAGTAGCCGAGAGCTGGGCCTTCGAGCAG GTTGAGGAGCGGTTCTCCCGGGTGCCAGAGCCGGTCCAGAAGCGCATCGTGTTCTGGTCGTTTCCACGCAGCGAGCGGGAGATATGCATGTACTCATCACTGGGCTACCAGCCCCCGGAGGGCGAGCACGATGCCCGGGTGCCCTTCACCCGTGGACTGCACCTGCTACAGAGCGGGGCCGTAGATCGTGTGCTGCAAGTGG GGTTCCACCTGAGCGGAAATATCCGGGAGCCAGGGGGCCCTGGAGAGCCCGAGCGCCTTTACCATGTCTCCATCAGCTTTGACCGCTGCAAGATCACATCCGTGAGCTGCGGCTGCGACAACCGAGACCTCTTCTACTGTGCTCATGTGGTGGCCCTGTCGCTGTATCGCATTCGGCATGCCCGCCAGGTGGAGCTGCGGCTACCCATCTCCGAGACACTCTCCCAGATGAACCGGGATCAGCTGCAGAAGTTCGTGCAGTACCTCATCAGTGCCCACCACACTGAGGTGCTGCCCACTGCTCAGCGCTTGGCGGACGAGATCCTCCTCCTGGGCTCCGAGATCAACCTGGTGCACG gtgCCCCAGACCCCACGGCGGGCGCGGGCATCGAGGACGCCAACTGCTGGCACCTGGACGAGGAGCAGATCCAGGAGCAGGTGAAGCAGCTGCTTTCCAACGGCGGCTACTATGGCGCCAGCCAGCAGCTGCGCTCCATGTTCTGCAAG GTGCGGGAGATGCTGCGAATGAGGGACTCCAATGGCGCACGCATGCTGATCCTCATGACTGAGCAATTCCTGCAGGATCCGCGCCTGGCCCTGTGGCGGCAACAGGGCGCCGGCATGACGGACAAGTGCCGCCAGCTGTGGGATGAGCTGG GGGCCCTGTGGGTGTGCATCGTCCTGAGCCCCCACTGCAAACCAGAGGAGCGGACGAGCTGGCTCCAGATGCTCAGCAAGTGGGACAAGCTGGACGTGTGCCCACTGGAAGAAGGCAACTACTCTTTTGATGGGCCCAGCCTGCAGCCCACCGTAGCCCTCAGCTCAG gcccagaggaggaggaggaggaggaggaggtggaggctgCAGGTTCCCGCCACACCGTGTTTGGCCGCGCCCTGCAGGCTGGGTCGCTGCACTGGAGTGACGCCCACCTGCAGAGGATCCTGGCCAGCGACTCCTATGGCCCCAGCCTCACAAGCAACGGGGGTGGTGACAAGCCAACCTTTGACCCCCAGGGCCGCCCACTCTGGCTGGGCGAGCCCTTCCCCACTGCCTGTGCACGTGTGGACACCCTGAGGGCCCACGGATACCCCCGCCAGGCCCTGCGACTGGCAGGCGCCATAGTCAACACGCTCCGGCTGCAGCGGCGACATCAGCTTGAGACCTACAAGCAGCAGAAAAAAG AGCTACTGCAGAAAGGCTCCACCTGCATCACCAACATGGAAGGATGGGTGGGCCACCCCCTGGACCCCATTGGCTGCCTCTGCAGGGCACTCTTGGAGGCCTGTCACCTAGAGGAGGAGACCCTTGCCATTTACCCAG AATCAGGCCCTGAGAAGCGGAAGGTGGCCTACCAGCACGTCCCGGTGCCTGGGAGCCCTGGGGAGTCCTACTTGGCAATGGCGCTAGAGGTGGCACTGCTGGGCCTGGGACAGCAGCGGGCCCTGCCCGAGGGGCTGTATGCCCAGGACAAGGTGGTGCGCAACGAGGAGCAGCTGCTGGCCTTGCTGGAGGAGGTGGAGCTGGACGAGCGGCTGGTGCAGGTGCTGCGCAAGCAGGCGGGACAGCTGCTGGAAG GGGGTCCTTTCAGTGGCTTTGGAGAAGTGCTGTTCCGCGAGAGCGTGCCCATGCACACCTGTGCCCGCTACCTGTTTACTGCACTGCTGCCCTACGACCCCGACCTGGCCTACCGCCTCGCCCTGCGAGCCATGAG GCTGCCCATACTGGAGACAGCGTTTCCAGCTGGAGAACCTCATGGCAACCCACTGGATTCCATCGTGAGCAACCGCTTCCCCCGCTGGTTCATCCTCGGCCATCTGGAGACTCGCCAGTGTGAACTGGCCTCCGCCATGCTGACCGCCGCCAAGG gagACCCCAAGTGGCTGCACGCAGTGCTGGGCTCCATCCAGCAGAACATCCACTCTCCAGCCTTGCTCTTCAAGCTGGCGCAGGACGCCTGCAAGACTGCCACGCCGGCCAGTGCACCACCAGACACCACACTGCTGGGCATTGCGCTGGAGCTTGGCCTGCAG GTGATGCAGATGACCCTGAACACCATGACCTGGCGTCGGAGGGAGATGGTGCGCTGGCTGGTCAGCTGTGCCACGGAAGTCG gcctgcaagccctgATGAACATCATGCAGAACTGGTACTCCTTATTCACACCGGTGGAGGCAGCCACCATCGTGGCAGTGACGGGCACCACCCATGCCACGCTGTTGCGGCTGCAGCTGGATGCGCCCCGGCGGGAGGAGCTCTGGGCATGCGCCCGCACCCTGGCCTTGCAGTGCGCCATGAAGGACCCGCAGAACTGCGCCCTGCCCGCCCTCACCCTGTGCGAGAAGAACCACGCGGCCTTCGAGGCGGCCTACCAGATCGTGCTGGATGCCGCAGCCGGAGGCCTGGGCCACGCCCACCTCTTCACCGTGGCCCGGTACATGGAGCACCGCGGCCTGCCGCTGCGGGCCTACAAGCTGGCGACGCTGGCCCTGGCGCAGCTCAGCATCGCCTTCAACCAGGACAGCCACCCGGCCGTCAATGACGTGCTCTGGGCCTGCTCGCTCAGCCACTCGCTGGGCCGGCACGAGCTCTCTGCCATCGTTCCCCTCATCATCCGCAGCATCCACTGCGCGCCCATGCTCTCCGATATCCTGCGCCGCTGGACCCTCTCAGCGCCCGGCCTGGGGCCCCTCGGGGCTCGCCGGGCTGCCAAGCCGCTGGGCGCCGACCGGGCCCCGCTGTGCCAGCTGCTGGACGCGGCGGTGGCCGCCTACATCACCACCAGCCACTCCCGCTTGACGCACATCAGCCCGCGGCACTACGGCGACTTCATCGAGTTCCTGGGCAAGGCCCGCGAGACCTTCCTGCTGGCGCCCGATGGGCACCTGCAGTTCGCCCAGTTCCTGGAGAACCTCAAACAGACCTACAAGGGCAAGAAGAAGCTCATGCTCCTGGTGCGGGAGCGTTTCGGCTGA